One Nocardioides dongkuii genomic window, CGCTGGGTGGTGTTCGCCGAGGTCGTCGTCTTGTTCTTGACGGTGATCTCTTCGGGGTCGTTGAGGTACTTCTTGGAGATCCGGCGGATCTGGGCGGGCATCGTCGCGGAGAAGAGCGCGACGTTCTTGTCCGCCGGGGTGTCGGCGAGGATCTTCTCGACGTCCTCGGCGAAGCCCATGTTGAGCATCTCGTCGGCCTCGTCGAGCACCAGGAAGCGCAGCTCGGAGAGGTCGAGCGTGCCCTTCTCGAGGTGGTCCATGATCCGGCCGGGCGTGCCGACGACGACGTGGACGCCGCGGCGCAGCGCGGAGAGCTGCACGCCGTACCCCTGGCCGCCGTACACGGGCAGCACGTGGACGCCCTTGAGGTGGGAGGCGTACCGCTCGAAGGCCTCGCACACCTGCAGCGCGAGCTCGCGCGTCGGCGCGAGCACCAGCGCCTGCGGCGTCTTCTGGCGCATGTCGAGCCGGCTCAGGATCGGCAGCGCGAACGCCGCGGTCTTGCCGGTGCCGGTCTGCGCCAGGCCGACCACGTCGCGGCCGGCCAGCAGCGGCGGGATGGTCGCGGCCTGGATGGCCGACGGGGTCTCGTACCCGACGTCGCGCAGCGCCTTCAGCACGGCGTCGTCGAGTCCGAGGTCCGCGAAAGTGGGGGTCGGGTCGACGTCGATGTCCTCGGTGCTCACCCGCCTACGGTAGTGGCTTCGGTGCCGTGGAGCCGCTTCGAGGTGGCGGTGCGATCGGTCACGCTCACTCGACGGTGACCGACTTGGCGAGGTTGCGCGGCTTGTCGACGTCGAGGCCGAGGTGCTGCGCGGCGTGCAGCGCCAGCAGCTGGAGCGGCACGGTGAGCAGGATCGGGTCGAGCTCGCGCTCGTTGCGAGGGACGTCGATGCGCTGCACGTCGAGCCCGCCGAGGTCGACGTCCGCGTGGGTGACGACGACCAGCGGCCCGCGCCGGGCGGCGACCTCGTGCAGCGCCGCGACGTTGCGGTCGGTGAGCTCGTCGGACGGCACGATCGCGACCGTAGGCACCGCCGGGCTGATCAGCGCGAGCGGCCCGTGCTTGAGCTCGGAGGTCTGGTACGCCTCGGCGTGCCGGTAGCTGACCTCCTTGAGCTTCTGGGCGCCCTCGCGCGCGACCGGGAAGCCGCGGACCCGGCCGATGAAGAACAGGCTCTCGGCCTCGGCCAGCCGCTCGGCGACGGCCGCGACCTGCTTCTCCTGGTCGAGCACCTCGGCGATCTGCTCCGGCAGCCGCCGCAGCCCGTCGATGAGCCGGCGCCCGTCGGCGATGGAGAGGTCGCGCACCCGGCCGAGCTGGAGGGCCAGCAGCGCGAACCCGACGAACATGTTGGTCAGCGCCTTCGTGGACGCGACCGACACCTCGGGACCGGCGTGCAGGTAGATGCCGCCGTCGCACTCGCGCGCGATCGCGCTACCGACCACGTTGACCAGGCCGATCACCCGGCCGCCCTTGCGGCGGATCTCCTGGACGGCGAGCAGGGTGTCGATGGTCTCGCCGGACTGGCTGACCGCGACGTAGAGCGTGTCCGGCTCGATGATCGGGTTGCGGTAGCGGAACTCGCTCGCCGCCTCCGCGTCGGCGGGCACCCGGGCCAGCTCCTCGATCAGCGAGGCGCCCATCTGGCCGACGTAGTACGCCGACCCGCAGCCGAGCACCTTCACCCGGCGGATCGCGCGCACCTCGCGCGGGTCCATGTTCAGCCCGCCGAGGTGCGCGGTGCCGAACCGCTCGTCGAGGCGGCCGCGCAGCGCCCGCTCGGCGGCCTGCGGCTGCTCGTGGATCTCGCGGTGCATGTGCGACTCGCCGGGGCCCAGCGCCGCGCCCGCGTCGTACGCCGCGGGGTCGATGTCGAGGGTCGTCGGCCGGGTGGAGGTGGCGGAGAGGTCCTGGCGGTAGGTCGTGAAGCCGCCCGCGGTGAGGGTCGCCATCTCGCCGTCCTCGAGGTGCGCGACGGTGGTCGTGTAGCGGACCAGCGCGGCGAGGTCGGAGGCGACGTGCATCTCCTTCTCGCCCACGCCGATGATCAGCGGGCTGCCGTTGCGGGCCACCACGATCCGGTCGGGGAACGCCGCGTGGACCACCGCGACGCCGTACGTCCCCTCGACGACGCGCAGCGCCTCGGCCACCCGGGCCTCGAGGGTGTCGGCGGTGGAGAGGCCGATCAGGTGGGCGAGCACCTCGGTGTCGGTGTCGCTGACCAGCTCGATGCCGTCCTCGGTCAGCCGCTCCCGCAGCGCGGCCGCGTTGTCGAGGATGCCGTTGTGGACGACGGCGACCTCGCCGGTGGCGTCGGTGTGCGGGTGGGCGTTGGCGTCGGTCGCCGGCCCGTGGGTGGCCCAGCGGGTGTGGCCGATGCCGACCTTCCCGGCGAACCGCTGCGGCACCGCCTCGACCAGGTCACGGACCCGGCCGGCCCGCTTGACCACGCGCGGCTTGGCCGCCGCGGCGCCGTTGCCGCCGAGCACGGCGATGCCCGCCGAGTCGTAGCCCCGGTGCTCGAGCCGGGCCAGGCCCTCCAGCAGCAGCGGTGCGGCCTGCTGCGCCCCGACGTACCCGACGATCCCGCACATGTGTGACTCCTGTCAGCCGTAGACGATGCGACGTAGCTGGCGCTCGGAGAGCGGCGGCGGCGCGACCACGCGGTCCGCAAGCTCCTCGGCCACCCGCGCGAAGATCTCGGGGTTGCGCACCCCGTAGGTCTTCAGGTGGGCGTGCCGGCGGCGGACGTACTCCTCCACCGGCTCCGCGTGGAAGGCCACCACGTCCTCGACCACCCGCGCCGCCTCGGCGGCGGTGAGCCCCGCCGTGCGGGTCAGGTGCGCGACGAGGTCCGGGTCGACAGCCACGTCCCCACTGTGCGTCGGCGCAGCGCCGTACGACAACTTCCTGCCCGGAATCGGGCAGGAAGAAGCAAAACGCCACTGGTCGAGACCACTTGATGCGCCCCAGGAATGAAGCGGACCTGGGTCCGGTTCTAGTCCTTGAATCTTGCATCACACCGGCACCGACCCGAGGGAGTCCCCTATGAGCATCTTCAGCCGCAGCACCCGCACCGACGAGCCCGTCTTCGACCCGGCCACCACGGCCATCGACGACCTGACCGGCGACTACACCATCGACCCCACGCACAGCCGGGTCGGCTTCAGCGCCCGCCACGCGATGGTCACCACCGTCCGCG contains:
- the glmS gene encoding glutamine--fructose-6-phosphate transaminase (isomerizing) — protein: MCGIVGYVGAQQAAPLLLEGLARLEHRGYDSAGIAVLGGNGAAAAKPRVVKRAGRVRDLVEAVPQRFAGKVGIGHTRWATHGPATDANAHPHTDATGEVAVVHNGILDNAAALRERLTEDGIELVSDTDTEVLAHLIGLSTADTLEARVAEALRVVEGTYGVAVVHAAFPDRIVVARNGSPLIIGVGEKEMHVASDLAALVRYTTTVAHLEDGEMATLTAGGFTTYRQDLSATSTRPTTLDIDPAAYDAGAALGPGESHMHREIHEQPQAAERALRGRLDERFGTAHLGGLNMDPREVRAIRRVKVLGCGSAYYVGQMGASLIEELARVPADAEAASEFRYRNPIIEPDTLYVAVSQSGETIDTLLAVQEIRRKGGRVIGLVNVVGSAIARECDGGIYLHAGPEVSVASTKALTNMFVGFALLALQLGRVRDLSIADGRRLIDGLRRLPEQIAEVLDQEKQVAAVAERLAEAESLFFIGRVRGFPVAREGAQKLKEVSYRHAEAYQTSELKHGPLALISPAVPTVAIVPSDELTDRNVAALHEVAARRGPLVVVTHADVDLGGLDVQRIDVPRNERELDPILLTVPLQLLALHAAQHLGLDVDKPRNLAKSVTVE